The Vibrio toranzoniae sequence TGCGTTTCATTGTAATTACCTTACTGATCAGTAGTTTTAGGTTTTTGTTAAACCCGGCGTGGGTATTTTTTCTCTTCTTTATATAAGAAAGGAAAACCGACGCCTCTCAACAAAGAGGCGGAATTGTAATCACTGTCACAAAAAGTGTCAATGATTGGGTTAACTAAAATTCCGGTCGGGGGATTATACGTAGAATAACTAAAATCACAAGGATCCTTAGTCGATCCCAACCTTGTTTAAGAATTTCTTTAATTTAGGATCCTGTGGATTACCAAAAATATCCTGTGGAGATCCCTGTTCGACAATGTGGCCATCAGCCATGAAGATCACTCTATCTGCGACCTCTCTCGCGAACTGCATTTCATGGGTAACCACCAGCATGGTTTGATGCTGATTTGCTAATTTTTTCATTAGATTAAGTACTTCGCCAACCCACTCAGGATCAAGCGCTGATGTAGGTTCATCAAACAACAAAAGCTCTGGCTGAAGTGCCATCGCTCGGCCAATACCAACCCGTTGTTGTTGGCCGCCAGAGAGCGCTGCTGGGTAACTGTCCGATCTGTCACCTAAACCAATGTCATCGAGTATTTGTTGCGCTTTTTCATGGGCTTGTTTACTTTTCCAACCTCGAACAGTAATCAAACCTTCAGCAATGTTCTGCCTCGCGGTTTGGTGAGCAAATAGCGCATAATTTTGGAACACAAACCCCGTCTTACGACGCAGTGCAAGCACCTCTGATTTGGTATGTTTCTGAACATCCACCTTGATATCATCGATCGAAATCGTACCTTGATCGGCTTGCTCTAGAAAGTTCACACAACGCAGTAAGGTAGATTTACCAGTACCACTTGAACCTATGATGACAATGATCTCGCCTTGCTTGATTTCTAGGTCGATCCCTTTCAATACTTCAGTGTCACCAAATTGTTTGTGGATATTTTGTAATTTGATCATCGTACGTACGCCTTATTCAGTTTCACTTCGGCCCAAATTTGAATACGAGTAAGGATAACCACCACGCCCCAATAAATCAGCGCTACCGCTAAGAAAGCTTCGAAGAAGCGAAAACTTGAAGAGGCTTCCATCTGAGCTTTAGCCATGATTTCAGCGACACCTAAAGTGAAAGCAAGCGAAGTCGACTTAATCATGTCAATGAAGTAGTTCATCAATGACGGCAATGCGACGCGGGTTGCTTGAGGTAAGATGATTCGGCGCATCGCTTGACTGGTTGTCATGCCCACAGATAGGCTGGCTTCCATTTGACTACGGTCAATACCGATAATTGCGGCACGAATACTTTCTGCCATGTAGGCGGCAAAGTGCAGAGTTAAGCCTATGACGGCTGCGCTGAAGGCATCTAGACCAACCATCCACGGGAACACTTGTGGTAAGCCGTAATAAAGAAGAAATAACTGTACTAGCAGTGGGGTGCCGCGAAAGAAGCTGATGTACAGTTGGCTCAACTGATCGAGTACTGGGATTTTGAATACACGAATGTTTGCCAGTATCAAAGAGAGAATCAGAGCAAAGAACAAACCCCAAGTTGCCATCTCCATGGTCGTGCCAAGATACTTCAGCAGTATTGGTAGCAGCTCCAGCATGTAATTAAAGTCAAATCCCATAATCTATCTCATATTTTTATTGGAAGTGTTGTTCTATTTAGAAATACCGTTATATCAGGCTTTTAATCAGTAATACAAAAACAAAAAGCCCACCGCTGTATAAAGCAGTGGGCCTTAAATGGAACGAGTGAGTCATTACTTTTGAGTAATATCCGCCCCAAACCATTTCTGAGAGATACCTTCTAGCGTGCCATCGGCGCGCATTGTTGCTAATGCTTGGTTGACTTCAGCTTGCAGTTTTTTACCCTTGTCGTTGTCAACGAAAGGCCAAGCGTTTTCAATTGTTTCGAATGGCTGACCTGCTAGCTGCAATGGTAGACCTGTCTTCTTAATAAGCTCTAGTGCTGAAAGGCGATCCATTACGAATGCATCCGCACGACCCAGTGCAACATCATGTTCAATACCTGTATCGTAGGTTTTTACATTGATCTTA is a genomic window containing:
- a CDS encoding amino acid ABC transporter ATP-binding protein translates to MIKLQNIHKQFGDTEVLKGIDLEIKQGEIIVIIGSSGTGKSTLLRCVNFLEQADQGTISIDDIKVDVQKHTKSEVLALRRKTGFVFQNYALFAHQTARQNIAEGLITVRGWKSKQAHEKAQQILDDIGLGDRSDSYPAALSGGQQQRVGIGRAMALQPELLLFDEPTSALDPEWVGEVLNLMKKLANQHQTMLVVTHEMQFAREVADRVIFMADGHIVEQGSPQDIFGNPQDPKLKKFLNKVGID
- a CDS encoding amino acid ABC transporter permease; this translates as MGFDFNYMLELLPILLKYLGTTMEMATWGLFFALILSLILANIRVFKIPVLDQLSQLYISFFRGTPLLVQLFLLYYGLPQVFPWMVGLDAFSAAVIGLTLHFAAYMAESIRAAIIGIDRSQMEASLSVGMTTSQAMRRIILPQATRVALPSLMNYFIDMIKSTSLAFTLGVAEIMAKAQMEASSSFRFFEAFLAVALIYWGVVVILTRIQIWAEVKLNKAYVR